A genomic window from Cricetulus griseus strain 17A/GY chromosome 4, alternate assembly CriGri-PICRH-1.0, whole genome shotgun sequence includes:
- the Lingo1 gene encoding leucine-rich repeat and immunoglobulin-like domain-containing nogo receptor-interacting protein 1, which yields MLAGGVRSMPSPLLACWQPILLLVLGSVLSGSATGCPPRCECSAQDRAVLCHRKRFVAVPEGIPTETRLLDLGKNRIKTLNQDEFASFPHLEELELNENIVSAVEPGAFNNLFNLRTLGLRSNRLKLIPLGVFTGLSNLTKLDISENKIVILLDYMFQDLYNLKSLEVGDNDLVYISHRAFSGLNSLEQLTLEKCNLTSIPTEALSHLHGLIVLRLRHLNINAIRDYSFKRLYRLKVLEISHWPYLDTMTPNCLYGLNLTSLSITHCNLTAVPYLAVRHLVYLRFLNLSYNPIGTIEGSMLHELLRLQEIQLVGGQLAVVEPYAFRGLNYLRVLNVSGNQLTTLEESAFHSVGNLETLILDSNPLACDCRLLWVFRRRWRLNFNRQQPTCATPEFVQGKEFKDFPDVLLPNYFTCRRAHIRDRKAQQVFVDEGHTVQFVCRADGDPPPAILWLSPRKHLVSAKSNGRLTVFPDGTLEVRYAQVQDNGTYLCIAANAGGNDSMPAHLHVRSYSPDWPHQPNKTFAFISNQPGEGEANSTRATVPFPFDIKTLIIATTMGFISFLGVVLFCLVLLFLWSRGKGNTKHNIEIEYVPRKSDAGISSADAPRKFNMKMI from the coding sequence ATGCTGGCGGGGGGCGTGAGAAGCATGCCCAGCCCCCTCCTGGCCTGCTGGCAGCCCATCCTCCTGCTGGTATTGGGCTCTGTGCTGTCAGGCTCTGCCACAGGCTGCCCGCCCCGTTGCGAGTGCTCAGCGCAGGACCGAGCAGTGCTCTGCCACCGAAAGCGCTTTGTAGCGGTGCCCGAGGGCATCCCCACCGAGACTCGCCTGCTGGACCTGGGCAAAAACCGCATCAAGACACTCAACCAGGACGAGTTCGCCAGCTTCCCACACCTGGAGGAGCTGGAGCTCAATGAGAACATCGTAAGCGCCGTGGAGCCTGGCGCCTTCAATAACCTCTTCAACCTGCGGACGCTGGGGCTTCGCAGCAACCGCCTGAAGCTCATCCCGCTGGGTGTCTTCACCGGCCTCAGCAACCTGACCAAGCTGGACATCAGTGAGAACAAGATTGTCATCCTGCTGGACTACATGTTCCAAGACCTATACAACCTCAAGTCGCTGGAGGTTGGCGACAACGACCTCGTCTACATCTCCCATCGAGCCTTCAGCGGCCTCAACAGCCTGGAGCAGCTGACTCTGGAGAAATGCAATCTGACCTCCATCCCCACTGAGGCACTTTCCCACCTGCATGGCCTCATTGTCCTGCGGCTACGACATCTCAACATCAACGCCATCAGGGACTACTCCTTCAAGAGGCTGTATCGACTCAAAGTCTTAGAGATCTCCCACTGGCCCTACCTGGATACCATGACCCCCAACTGCCTCTATGGCCTCAACCTGACATCCCTGTCCATCACGCACTGCAACCTGACCGCGGTACCCTATCTGGCCGTTCGCCATCTGGTTTATCTCCGCTTCCTCAATCTTTCCTACAACCCCATCGGTACCATCGAGGGCTCCATGCTGCATGAGCTGCTGCGGTTGCAGGAGATCCAGCTGGTGGGTGGGCAGCTAGCCGTGGTGGAGCCCTATGCGTTCCGTGGGCTCAACTACCTACGAGTGCTCAATGTCTCTGGCAACCAGCTGACCACCCTGGAGGAATCGGCCTTCCACTCAGTGGGCAACCTGGAGACGCTCATCCTGGACTCCAATCCACTGGCCTGTGACTGCCGACTGCTGTGGGTGTTCCGGCGCCGTTGGCGGCTCAACTTCAACAGGCAGCAACCCACCTGCGCCACACCTGAGTTCGTGCAGGGCAAGGAGTTCAAGGACTTTCCAGATGTACTCCTGCCCAACTACTTCACCTGCCGCCGGGCCCACATCCGGGACCGCAAGGCACAGCAGGTGTTTGTAGATGAGGGCCACACGGTGCAGTTTGTGTGCCGGGCGGATGGCGACCCTCCACCAGCCATCCTTTGGCTCTCACCGCGCAAGCACTTGGTCTCAGCTAAGAGCAATGGGCGGCTCACAGTCTTCCCTGATGGCACGCTGGAGGTGCGCTACGCCCAGGTACAGGACAACGGCACGTACCTGTGCATCGCAGCCAATGCTGGTGGCAACGATTCCATGCCTGCCCACCTGCATGTGCGCAGCTACTCGCCTGACTGGCCCCATCAGCCCAACAAGACGTTCGCCTTCATCTCCAACCAGCCAGGCGAGGGAGAGGCCAACAGCACCCGCGCCACCGTGCCTTTCCCCTTCGACATCAAGACACTCATCATCGCCACCACCATGGGCTTCATCTCCTTCCTGGGCGTTGTCCTCTTCTGCCTGGTGCTGCTGTTTCTCTGGAGCCGGGGCAAAGGCAACACAAAGCACAACATCGAAATTGAGTATGTGCCCCGGAAATCGGACGCAGGCATCAGCTCTGCTGATGCACCCCGCAAGTTCAACATGAAGATGATATGA